The following proteins are co-located in the Fluviicola sp. genome:
- a CDS encoding NAD(P)H-binding protein, with protein sequence MKQDKIAVIGGTGKSGTYLVQELMRRSIPVKLLLRTSSSFETDNPLIEIVRGDARDYEAIHKLLEGCIAVISTLGQPKGERSIFSDATGNILRAMKAHGINRYLVTTGLNVNAPGDAKNEQTRMATEWMYQNFPETTKDKQAEYELLAGSNADWTMVRLPRIIQTEEHFPVKVDLKDCPGEKISAADLACFLADQLSGEEYIRKSPFLANS encoded by the coding sequence ATGAAACAAGATAAAATCGCCGTGATTGGCGGAACAGGAAAATCAGGAACTTACCTGGTTCAGGAATTAATGCGTCGAAGTATTCCGGTTAAACTCCTATTACGAACAAGTTCTTCCTTTGAAACGGACAACCCGTTGATTGAAATTGTTCGCGGAGATGCCCGCGATTATGAAGCAATCCACAAACTTTTGGAAGGTTGCATTGCAGTAATCAGTACCCTGGGACAGCCAAAAGGCGAACGTTCCATTTTCAGTGATGCGACCGGGAATATTCTTCGGGCAATGAAAGCACACGGAATCAATCGCTACCTGGTTACAACCGGGTTGAATGTGAATGCGCCCGGTGATGCGAAAAATGAACAGACACGTATGGCAACGGAATGGATGTACCAAAACTTTCCGGAAACCACGAAAGACAAACAGGCCGAATATGAATTATTGGCCGGAAGCAATGCAGATTGGACCATGGTCCGGCTTCCGCGGATCATTCAGACGGAAGAACATTTTCCGGTAAAGGTCGATTTGAAAGATTGTCCGGGAGAAAAGATCAGCGCCGCCGATTTGGCCTGTTTCCTGGCAGACCAGCTTTCGGGCGAGGAATATATCCGGAAAAGTCCGTTTCTAGCGAATAGCTAG
- a CDS encoding dicarboxylate/amino acid:cation symporter has product MEVDLNAKPAKPKPWYRALYFQVIVAIVIGILLGHFNPDLGKKMQPLADGFISLIKMIIAPVIFITITVGIASMNDLKKVGRVTGKAFIYFITFSTLALIIGMVVSNLLRPGDGFNFDPSSVAKTSEEAAKLSGYQASAHEHSFTQFILDIIPKTFMSALTGDNILQVLFVAIMFGIGLSLTAEKSKPVIDFFQALTYPIFKIVEILMKVAPIGAFGAMAFTVGKTGIQSLNKLGELVLTFYGTSAFFVIVVLGLVARYNGFSIFKLIRYIKEEIFLVFGTSSSEPALPGVIKKLEAAGCSSQVVGLVIPTGYSFNLDGTNIYMTLAALFIAQACNVELTLSQQLTLLLVAMLSSKGAAGVSGAGFITLAATLAVFPKVPIEGMTLIFGVDKFMSECRALTNFIGNAVATIVVARWEKQLDPEALKKALK; this is encoded by the coding sequence ATGGAAGTTGATTTGAACGCGAAACCCGCAAAACCGAAACCGTGGTACAGAGCCTTGTATTTTCAGGTAATTGTTGCAATTGTAATCGGTATTTTGCTTGGACATTTTAACCCGGATCTCGGAAAGAAAATGCAGCCGCTTGCCGATGGTTTTATCAGCTTGATTAAGATGATCATTGCGCCGGTTATTTTCATAACTATAACCGTTGGAATCGCTTCCATGAACGATTTGAAAAAAGTGGGAAGGGTTACCGGGAAAGCGTTTATTTATTTTATTACTTTCTCCACGCTGGCGCTGATTATAGGGATGGTAGTCAGTAACCTGCTTCGTCCGGGAGACGGGTTTAATTTCGATCCTTCTTCGGTGGCAAAAACCAGTGAAGAGGCGGCCAAACTCAGCGGTTACCAGGCTTCCGCGCATGAACACTCATTCACACAATTTATTTTGGACATTATCCCGAAAACTTTCATGAGTGCACTGACCGGAGATAATATCCTGCAGGTGTTGTTTGTGGCCATTATGTTCGGAATCGGGTTGTCTTTAACAGCTGAAAAGAGCAAGCCGGTAATCGATTTCTTCCAGGCTTTGACTTATCCGATCTTTAAAATCGTGGAAATCCTGATGAAAGTCGCGCCCATCGGAGCATTCGGTGCTATGGCATTTACGGTCGGAAAAACAGGAATTCAAAGTTTGAATAAACTGGGAGAACTCGTTTTGACTTTTTATGGAACGTCGGCATTTTTCGTCATTGTAGTATTGGGCCTGGTCGCCCGTTACAATGGTTTCAGTATTTTCAAACTAATCCGGTATATCAAAGAGGAGATTTTCCTGGTTTTCGGAACCAGTTCTTCGGAACCGGCTTTGCCCGGAGTGATTAAAAAACTCGAAGCAGCAGGGTGTTCCAGCCAGGTGGTCGGGTTGGTTATACCGACCGGCTATTCCTTTAATCTGGATGGTACGAATATTTACATGACGTTAGCTGCTTTGTTTATTGCACAGGCTTGTAATGTGGAATTAACCTTGTCCCAACAGCTTACACTATTGCTGGTAGCCATGTTGAGTTCGAAAGGAGCAGCAGGAGTTTCCGGTGCCGGATTTATTACGCTGGCAGCCACACTGGCTGTCTTCCCGAAAGTACCCATTGAAGGAATGACCCTGATTTTCGGCGTGGATAAGTTCATGTCGGAGTGCCGTGCTTTGACAAATTTTATCGGCAATGCCGTTGCAACGATCGTTGTGGCTCGCTGGGAGAAACAACTGGATCCGGAAGCGCTGAAGAAGGCGCTCAAGTAA
- a CDS encoding MFS transporter has protein sequence MEKITSYKPLWSLPVIVAALGYFVDIYDLLLFGIVRVPSLQGLGFDEKEITHVGTLIVNWQMGGLLLGGIVWGILGDKKGRLSVLFGSIVMYSLANVMCGFLPYFPNDKENLTYLYVALRFIAGIGLAGELGAGITLVSEVLPKELRALGTSLVAGIGLSGAVVANLTVKLTPDWNIAYFIGGGMGIGLLLLRIGVLESGIFNETKKREVSRGNFLMFFTNWNRFWRYIRCIGIGLPTWFCIGILAMFGNVFGEALGIKEGINPGDAIMWGYIGISAGDIFSGVLSHWLKSRRKSILWMMAFTLISVVWILSGTIHSAGMYYFMCCWFGFGTGYWAMFVTIGAEQFGTNIRSTAATTIPNMVRGTVILMTIGFESLTGAGYAVLVAAGIVGFIAFAIGIYSTWSIPETHGRDLDFVEVDSYQDKGLIDQ, from the coding sequence TTGGAAAAAATTACTTCTTACAAACCTTTGTGGTCTTTGCCGGTAATTGTTGCGGCGCTTGGCTACTTCGTAGACATTTACGATCTGCTTCTCTTTGGAATTGTTCGCGTTCCCAGTTTGCAAGGCCTTGGTTTTGATGAAAAAGAAATTACGCATGTCGGAACGCTGATCGTGAACTGGCAAATGGGTGGTTTGCTTTTAGGCGGAATTGTGTGGGGAATTCTTGGCGACAAGAAAGGACGATTGTCGGTGCTTTTCGGATCCATAGTAATGTATTCCCTGGCGAATGTGATGTGCGGATTCCTGCCTTATTTCCCCAATGATAAAGAAAACCTGACGTATTTGTATGTGGCTTTGCGCTTCATTGCAGGAATCGGGTTGGCCGGAGAGTTGGGAGCAGGAATTACGCTGGTTTCCGAAGTTTTGCCCAAAGAATTGCGTGCGTTGGGAACTTCGCTGGTGGCAGGAATTGGCCTTTCGGGAGCTGTGGTAGCGAATCTGACCGTTAAATTGACCCCCGATTGGAACATCGCTTATTTTATCGGTGGCGGCATGGGAATCGGTTTGCTTTTACTGCGAATCGGGGTATTGGAATCCGGGATTTTCAATGAAACAAAGAAACGGGAAGTGAGCCGTGGAAATTTCCTGATGTTCTTTACGAACTGGAACCGCTTCTGGAGATATATCCGTTGCATAGGAATCGGACTTCCTACCTGGTTTTGTATCGGGATCCTGGCTATGTTCGGGAATGTTTTCGGAGAAGCTTTGGGTATCAAAGAAGGGATCAATCCGGGTGACGCGATCATGTGGGGCTATATCGGGATTTCAGCGGGTGATATTTTCAGTGGAGTATTGAGCCATTGGCTAAAATCGCGCCGCAAATCGATTCTTTGGATGATGGCTTTTACGCTGATCAGTGTTGTTTGGATTCTTTCCGGTACCATTCATTCTGCCGGCATGTATTATTTCATGTGTTGCTGGTTTGGATTCGGGACAGGTTACTGGGCCATGTTCGTAACGATAGGAGCAGAGCAATTCGGAACGAATATCCGTTCTACTGCCGCTACAACCATCCCGAATATGGTGCGCGGAACGGTAATTTTGATGACCATCGGGTTTGAATCGCTGACAGGAGCGGGCTATGCCGTTTTGGTTGCTGCCGGAATTGTTGGTTTTATTGCTTTCGCCATCGGAATTTACAGTACTTGGAGTATTCCGGAGACCCACGGAAGGGATTTGGACTTTGTGGAAGTCGATTCCTACCAGGATAAGGGCTTAATTGACCAATAA